A genome region from Solanum pennellii chromosome 12, SPENNV200 includes the following:
- the LOC107007429 gene encoding LOW QUALITY PROTEIN: inactive protein kinase SELMODRAFT_444075-like (The sequence of the model RefSeq protein was modified relative to this genomic sequence to represent the inferred CDS: deleted 1 base in 1 codon), translating into MSKEVKKGKQEGKSSCDVAEKVMVAVKASKEIPKNALVWALTHVVQPGDYITLLVVVPSQSSGRKIWGFPMFAGDCANGPRKSHNSEQKSDLTYSYSQMILQLQDVYDPTKINLKIKIVSGSPHGAVAAEAKKSQANWVVLDKHLKHEKKCCMQELHCNLVVMRRSQPKVLRLNLVGSPKKEPDVSGSLSSEKAQSCGPELEKNYSLASSRGPLVTPTSSPEIFSVTEAGTSSVSSSDPGTSPFFVAEVNRDLHKAELLALKEDQDVDDSSSESESENLSCSSSRFQPWVVDSVSSHCQLSQHQQISSMRSLDRPQTSTTKSLSEKFTKLDTEGGSGSPSYRDDMDYNRNMRESGTLTRSAPLGPPPLCSICQHKAPVFGKPPRWFTYTDLELATGGFSQANFLAEGGYGSVHRGVLPDGQVVAVKQHKLASSQGDQEFCSEVEVLSCAQHRNVVMLIGFCIEDKRRLLVYEYICNGSLDSHLYGRNREPLEWSARQKIAVGAARGLRYLHEECRVGCIVHRDMRPNNILITHDFEPLVGDFGLARWQPDGDTCVETRVLGTFGYLAPEYTQSGQITEKADVYSFGVVLVELVTGRKAVDLNRPKGQQCLTEWARPLLEECTIDELIDARLGSSYKEHEVYCMVHAASLCIRQDPQTRPRMSQVLRILEGDLMMDSGKMSTTQPRYDVGSQSGRILYERYSGSIRKDELEGLSPKLSFDKRSPSIIWDRDSSHRTAFSDHL; encoded by the exons ATGAGTAAGGAGGTGAAGAAAGGGAAGCAGGAGGGTAAAAGTAGTTGTGATGTTGCTGAGAAAGTTATGGTGGCTGTTAAGGCATCAAAAGAGATACCTAAGAATGCTCTTGTGTGGGCTTTGACTCATGTTGTTCAACCTGGAGATTACATTACACTTCTTGTGGTTGTTCCTTCACAAAGCTCTG GTAGAAAGATCTGGGGTTTCCCCATGTTTGCTGGAGATTGTGCCAATGGTCCCCGGAAGTCACATAATAGTGAGCAAAAGTCAGACTTAACATATTCCTACTCTCAGATGATCCTTCAGCTCCAAGATGTTTATGATCCCACTAAG ATAAACTTGAAGATTAAAATTGTTTCTGGTTCACCGCATGGAGCTGTGGCTGCTGAGGCAAAGAAGAGTCAAGCTAATTGGGTTGTTTTGGACAA ACATCTCAAACATGAGAAGAAATGTTGTATGCAAGAGCTGCATTGCAATCTCGTAGTAATGAGACGATCTCAACCAAAAGTTCTCCGCCTGAATTTAGTCGGTTCACCTAAAAAGGAACCTGATGTCTCGGGCTCATTATCTTCGGAGAAAGCTCAATCATGTGGACCAGAACTAGAAAAGAATTATTCATTGGCTTCTTCTAGAGGTCCATTAGTAACACCAACAAGTAGTCCAGAGATTTTCAGTGTTACTGAAGCTGGTACTTCATCAGTTTCAAGTTCTGATCCAGGAACTTCACCATTTTTTGTCGCTGAAGTAAATCGGGATTTGCATAAGGCAGAGTTGTTAGCCTTAAAGGAAGATCAAGATGTAGATGATTCAAGTTCAGAGAGTGAGAGTGAAAATCTATCTTGTTCGAGCTCAAGATTCCAACCGTGGGTGGTGGACAGTGTCAGTTCACATTGTCAACTCTCTCAACACCAGCAAATTAGCTCGATGAGATCTTTAGACAGGCCACAAACATCTACAACCAAGTCATTATCGGAGAAGTTTACTAAGCTTGATACAGAAGGTGGCTCCGGATCCCCGAGCTATAGAGATGATATGGATTACAATCGAAATATGAGAGAATCAGGTACATTAACCAGAAGTGCACCTCTTGGACCTCCTCCCCTGTGTTCAATATGTCAACACAAGGCTCCTGTATTTGGGAAACCTCCCAGGTGGTTCACTTATACAGATCTGGAGCTTGCAACAGGAGGATTTTCACAAGCCAATTTCTTGGCTGAGGGAGGATATGGATCCGTTCACAGAGGAGTCCTTCCAGATGGTCAAGTTGTTGCTGTCAAGCAACATAAGTTGGCAAGTTCTCAAGGGGATCAAGAATTTTGCTCGGAAGTTGAAGTGCTCAGCTGCGCTCAGCACCGAAATGTTGTCATGTTGATAGGATTCTGCATTGAAGACAAGAGAAGATTGCTAGTGTATGAATATATATGCAATGGTTCTTTAGATTCTCATCTATATG GACGCAATAGGGAACCTTTGGAGTGGTCTGCACGTCAAAAGATAGCTGTTGGAGCTGCACGAGGTTTGCGATATCTTCATGAAGAGTGCAGAGTGGGCTGCATTGTCCATCGGGACATGAGACCAAACAACATTCTCATCACTCATGACTTTGAACCACTA GTCGGAGACTTTGGTTTGGCTAGATGGCAACCGGATGGTGATACATGCGTTGAAACGAGAGTACTTGGAACATTTGG GTACTTGGCTCCTGAGTATACTCAAAGCGGCCAAATTACTGAGAAAGCTGATGTTTACTCGTTTGGTGTGGTGCTCGTAGAGCTTGTAACTGGTCGTAAAGCAGTTGATCTTAACAGGCCTAAAGGCCAGCAGTGTCTCACAGAATGG GCACGTCCATTGTTGGAAGAATGTACAATCGATGAGTTAATAGATGCTCGTCTAGGAAGCAGCTACAAGGAGCACGAGGTGTATTGCATGGTACATGCTGCATCTTTGTGCATAAGGCAGGATCCTCAGACTAGGCCTCGAATGTCTCAG GTACTTCGAATTCTTGAAGGTGACCtaatgatggattctggtaAAATGTCTACAACACAACCTAGGTATGATGTGGGAAGCCAGAGTGGAAGGATTTTGTATGAAAGGTACAGTGGTTCTATACGAAAGGACGAACTGGAGGGGCTAAGTCCAAAGCTCTCATTTGATAAAAGGAGC CCCTCTATTATTTGGGATAGGGATAGTAGTCACAGGACTGCATTTTCAGATCATCTGTAA
- the LOC107007430 gene encoding uncharacterized protein LOC107007430, with product MASTSTSTPVGSAAAPPPPPPLKDSFLRRNKFLLPMILALNLSLGAYLFMTKKKDVGTEAGEVSDVPSSSVSSTAAITAVAGKQATVPALVQPAVVHEPIPEDQQRELMKWILEEKRKLKPKDPEEKKRIDEEKAMLKQFIRAKSISSL from the exons atggcgtcaacgtcaacatcaacgcCGGTGGGTAGTGCGGCGGCGCCGCCTCCACCGCCTCCACTCAAGGATTCTTTTCTCCGCCGTAACAAGTTCCTTTTGCCTATGATCTTGGCTCTCAATTTGTCTCTTGGAG CTTATCTTTTCATGACCAAAAAGAAAGATGTGGGAACCGAGGCAGGAGAAGTGTCAGATGTTCCTAGCAGTTCAGTTTCATCAACAGCTGCTATTACTGCAGTAGCTGGAAAGCAAGCAACTGTTCCAGCTCTTGTGCAGCCTGCTGTTGTTCATGAACCAATACCAGAGGATCAACAACGAGAACTAATGAAGTGGATAttggaagagaagagaaaacTTAAACCAAAAGATCCCGAGGAGAAAAAGCGCATTGATGAGGAGAAAGCTATGCTCAAGCAGTTTATTCGAGCCAAGTCCATTTCAAGTTTGTAA